TCGCTAGCAACGACGCCGCCACCGTCAGCTCTGAGAGGCAGCTCACTGTCACAGGTGAGACAGGGCcggttgacagacagacagacagacagacagacagacagacagacagacagacagacagacagacagacagacagacagacagacagacacgccaTCAGGCTCCAAGTTtaatcttctccctctcctccctacagTGCCTCCTCAGTTTGTTGTCCAGCCCAATAACCAGGATGGGATCTACGGCAAGGCGGGGGTCCTCAACTGCTCCGTGGACGGATACCCGCCTCCCAAAGTCATGTGGAAGCACGCCAAAGGTACCCATCCTCACCCGTCGATTTACGGCGTTTGCCAGTACTGTTTACTCTAGCCATGTTTGATACCAGCCTAAATCATTCAGACGTCCTGTACCGCTTAACAGACACATTTATCCAAAGTCAGAGCGTCTATCGAATGAGAATGACCTTATTATGACCTTGATAATCACAGTGGAATCACCCGGTGAAACccactcccctcatctcctctgcaGGTATAGGGAACCCCCAGCAGTACCACCCAGTGCCTCTGACCGGTCGGATCCAGATCATGGGGAACGGCTCCCTGCTGATTCGTCACGTCCTGGAGGACGACCGGGGCTACTACCTCTGTCAGGCCTCCAACGGCGTGGGCTCCGACATCAGCAAGAGCATGGTCCTGACGGTCAAGAGTGAGTCTGACCCGCAAGCTTAACCACACActcttaaccacacacacacacactgggtgggCTCCGACATCGGCAAGAGCATGGTCCTAACGGTNNNNNNNNNNNNNNNNNNNNNNNNNNNNNNNNNNNNNNNNNNNNNNNNNNNNNNNNNNNNNNNNNNNNNNNNNNNNNNNNNNNNNNNNNNNNNNNNNNNNNNNNNNNNNNNNNNNNNNNNNNNNNNNNNNNNNNNNNNNNNNNNNNNNNNNNNNNNNNNNNNNNNNNNNNNNNNNNNNNNNNNNNNNNNNNNNNNNNNNNNNNNNNNNNNNNNNNNNNNNNNNNNNNNNNNNNNNNNNNNNNNNNNNNNNNNNNNNNNNNNNNNNNNNNNNNNNNNNNNNNNNNNNNNNNNNNNNNNNNNNNNNNNNNNNNNNNNNNNNNNNNNNNNNNNNNNNNNNNNNNNNNNNNNNNNNNNNNNNNNNNNNNNNNNNNNNNNNNNNNNNNNNNNNNNNNNNNNNNNNNNNNNNNNNNNNNNNNNNNNNNNNNNNNNNNNNNNNNNNNNNNNNNNNNNNNNNNNNNNNNNNNNNNNNNNNNNNNNNNNNNNNNNNNNNNNNNNNNNNNNNNNNNNNNNNNNNNNNNNNNNNNNNNNNNNNNNNNNNNNNNNNNNNNNNNNNNNNNNNNNNNNNNNNNNNNNNNNNNNNNNNNNNNNNNNNNNNNNNNNNNNNNNNNNNNNNNNNNNNNNNNNNNNNNNNNNNNNNNNNNNNNNNNNNNNNNNNNNNNNNNNNNNNNNNNNNNNNNNNNNNNNNNNNNNNNNNNNNNNNNNNNNNNNNNNNNNNNNNNNNNNNNNNNNNNNNNNNNNNNNNNNNNNNNNNNNNNNNNNNNNNNNNNNNNNNNNNNNNNNNNNNNNNNNNNNNNNNNNNNNNNNNNNNNNNNNNNNNNNNNNNNNNNNNNNNNNNNNNNNNNNNNNNNNNNNNNNNNNNNNNNNNNNNNNNNNNNNNNNNNNNNNNNNNNNNNNNNNNNNNNNNNNNNNNNNNNNNNNNNNNNNNNNNNNNNNNNNNNNNNNNNNNNNNNNNNNNNNNNNNNNNNNNNNNNNNNNNNNNNNNNNNNNNNNNNNNNNNNNNNNNNNNNNNNNNNNNNNNNNNNNNNNNNNNNNNNNNNNNNNNNNNNNNNNNNNNNNNNNNNNNNNNNNNNNNNNNNNNNNNNNNNNNNNNNNNNNNNNNNNNNNNNNNNNNNNNNNNNNNNNNNNNNNNNNNNNNNNN
The sequence above is a segment of the Salvelinus sp. IW2-2015 unplaced genomic scaffold, ASM291031v2 Un_scaffold9932, whole genome shotgun sequence genome. Coding sequences within it:
- the LOC112079858 gene encoding cell adhesion molecule DSCAML1-like, with protein sequence MWKHAKGIGNPQQYHPVPLTGRIQIMGNGSLLIRHVLEDDRGYYLCQASNGVGSDISKSMVLTVKIPAMITSHPTPPWPLRARLRS